Proteins encoded by one window of Macaca mulatta isolate MMU2019108-1 chromosome 10, T2T-MMU8v2.0, whole genome shotgun sequence:
- the JOSD1 gene encoding josephin-1 (The RefSeq protein has 1 substitution compared to this genomic sequence), which yields MSCVPWKGDKAKSESLELPQAAPPQIYHEKQRRELCALHALNNVFQDSNAFTRDTLQEIFQRLSPNTMVTPHKKSMLGNGNYDVNVIMAALQTKGYEAVWWDKRRDVGVIALTNVMGFIMNLPSSLCWGPLKLPLKRQHWICVREVGGAYYNLDSKLKMPEWIGGESELRKFLKHHLRGKNCELLLVVPEEVEAHQSWRTDV from the exons atgagttGTGTGCCATGGAAAGGAGACAAGGCCAAATCTGAATCATTGGAGCTGCCCCAGGCAGCACCCCCACAAATCTACCATGAGAAACAGCGCAGGGAGCTTTGTGCCCTCCACGCCCTCAATAACGTCTTCCAGGACAGCAATGCCTTCACCCGGGATACGCTGCAAGAGATTTTCCAGAG GTTGTCTCCAAACACCATGGTGACACCTCACAAGAAGAGCATGCTGGGAAATGGCAACTACGATGTGAATGTCATTATGGCAGCACTTCAGACCAAAGGCTATGAAGCTGTTTGGTGGGACAAGCGCAG GGATGTCAGTGTCATTGCCCTCACTAATGTCATGGGCTTCATCATGAATCTGCCCTCCAGCCTATGCTGGGGTCCACTGAAACTGCCCCTCAAAAGGCAGCACTGGATCTGTGTCCGAGAGGTGGGAGGGGCCTACTACAACCTCGACTCCAAACTCAAGATGCCGGAGTGGATTGGAGGCGAGAGCGAGCTCAG GAAGTTTCTAAAACATCATTTGCGAGGAAAGAACTGTGAACTCCTGCTGGTGGTACCAGAAGAGGTAGAGGCTCATCAGAGTTGGAGGACTGACGTGTAG
- the CBY1 gene encoding protein chibby homolog 1 isoform X3, giving the protein MDKCQKHDVECEKPDANEDSLCNSMHVQWPGEGSVGFAFIRPKMPFFGNTFSPKKTPPRKSASLSNLHSLDRSAREVELGLEYGSPTMNLAGQSLKFENGQWIAETGVSGGVDRREVQRLRRRNQQLEEENNLLRLKVDILLDMLSESTAESHLMEKELDELRISRKRK; this is encoded by the exons ATGGACAAATGTCAGAAACATGACGTTGAGTGTGAGAAGCCAGATGCAAACGAGGACTCACTGTGCAATTCCATGCATGTACAGTGGCCAG GAGAAGGGAGCGTTGGCTTTGCTTTCATCAGGCCAAAGATGCCTTTCTTTGGGAATACGTTCAGTCCGAAGAAGACACCTCCTCGGAAGTCGGCATCTCTCTCCAACCTGCATTCT TTGGATCGGtcagcccgggaggtggagctgggcTTGGAATATGGATCCCCCACTATGAACCTGGCAGGGCAAAGCCTGAAGTTTGAAAATGGCCAGTGGATAGCAG AGACAGGGGTTAGTGGCGGTGTGGACCGGAGGGAGGTTCAGCGCCTTCGCAGGCGGAACCAGCAGTTGGAGGAAGAGAACAATCTCTTGCGGCTGAAAGTGGACATCCTGTTAGACATG CTTTCGGAGTCCACTGCCGAATCCCACTTAATGGAGAAGGAACTGGATGAACTGAGGATTAGCCGGAAGAGAAAATGA
- the CBY1 gene encoding protein chibby homolog 1 isoform X4, with translation MPFFGNTFSPKKTPPRKSASLSNLHSLDRSAREVELGLEYGSPTMNLAGQSLKFENGQWIAETGVSGGVDRREVQRLRRRNQQLEEENNLLRLKVDILLDMLSESTAESHLMEKELDELRISRKRK, from the exons ATGCCTTTCTTTGGGAATACGTTCAGTCCGAAGAAGACACCTCCTCGGAAGTCGGCATCTCTCTCCAACCTGCATTCT TTGGATCGGtcagcccgggaggtggagctgggcTTGGAATATGGATCCCCCACTATGAACCTGGCAGGGCAAAGCCTGAAGTTTGAAAATGGCCAGTGGATAGCAG AGACAGGGGTTAGTGGCGGTGTGGACCGGAGGGAGGTTCAGCGCCTTCGCAGGCGGAACCAGCAGTTGGAGGAAGAGAACAATCTCTTGCGGCTGAAAGTGGACATCCTGTTAGACATG CTTTCGGAGTCCACTGCCGAATCCCACTTAATGGAGAAGGAACTGGATGAACTGAGGATTAGCCGGAAGAGAAAATGA
- the TOMM22 gene encoding mitochondrial import receptor subunit TOM22 homolog — translation MAAAVAAAGAGEPQSPDELLPKGDAEKPEEELEEDDDEELDETLSERLWGLTEMFPERVRSAAGATFDLSLFVAQKMYRFSRAALWIGTTSFMILVLPVVFETEKLQMEQQQQLQQRQILLGPNTGLSGGMPGALPSLPGKI, via the exons ATGGCTGCCGCCGTTGCTGCTGCCGGTGCCGGGGAACCCCAGTCCCCGGACGAATTGCTCCCGAAAGGCGACGCGGAGAAGCctgaggaggagctggaggaggacgACGATGAGGAG CTAGATGAGACTCTGTCGGAGAGACTATGGGGCCTGACGGAGATGTTTCCGGAGAGGGTCCGGTCCGCGGCCGGAGCCACTTTTGATCTTTCCCTCTTTGTGGCTCAAAAAATGTACAG GTTTTCCAGGGCAGCCTTGTGGATTGGGACCACTTCCTTTATGATCCTGGTTCTTCCcgttgtttttgagaccgagaaGTTGCAAATGGAGCAACAGCAGCAACTGCAGCAGCGGCAG atACTTCTAGGGCCTAACACAGGGCTCTCAGGAGGAATGCCAGGGGCTCTACCCTCACTTCCTGGAAAGATCTAG
- the LOC144331674 gene encoding uncharacterized protein LOC144331674, with amino-acid sequence MPDTSPMPDTPRCRTPPRCRTPPNAGHPPMMDTPRCRTPPRCRTPPRCRTPPDAGHPPMMDTPRCRTPPDDGHPPMPDTSPMPDTPPCRTPPDDGHPPMPDTPRCRTPPNAGHPPMMDTPRCRTPPRCRTPPRCRTPPDAGHPPMMDTPRCRTPPDAGHLTHMTLFQVCYPHRHFLDEETNPAR; translated from the coding sequence ATGCCGGACACCTCCCCGATGCCGGACACCCCCCGATGCCGGACACCTCCCCGATGCCGGACACCCCCCAATGCCGGACACCCCCCGATGATGGACACTCCCCGATGCCGGACACCTCCCCGATGCCGGACACCTCCCCGATGCCGGACACCCCCCGATGCCGGACACCCCCCGATGATGGACACCCCCCGATGCCGGACACCCCCCGATGATGGACACCCCCCGATGCCGGACACCTCCCCGATGCCGGACACCCCCCCATGCCGGACACCCCCCGATGATGGACACCCCCCGATGCCGGACACCCCCCGATGCCGGACACCCCCCAATGCCGGACACCCCCCGATGATGGACACTCCCCGATGCCGGACACCTCCCCGATGCCGGACACCTCCCCGATGCCGGACACCCCCCGATGCCGGACACCCCCCGATGATGGACACCCCCCGATGCCGGACACCCCCCGATGCTGGACACCTCACTCACATGACCCTTTTTCAAGTTTGTTATCCCCATCGCCattttttagatgaagaaaccaaCCCAGCACGGTGA
- the JOSD1 gene encoding josephin-1 isoform X1, translating to MSCVPWKGDKAKSESLELPQAAPPQIYHEKQRRELCALHALNNVFQDSNAFTRDTLQEIFQRLSPNTMVTPHKKSMLGNGNYDVNVIMAALQTKGYEAVWWDKRRDVSVIALTNVMGFIMNLPSSLCWGPLKLPLKRQHWICVREVGGAYYNLDSKLKMPEWIGGESELRKFLKHHLRGKNCELLLVVPEEVEAHQSWRTDV from the exons atgagttGTGTGCCATGGAAAGGAGACAAGGCCAAATCTGAATCATTGGAGCTGCCCCAGGCAGCACCCCCACAAATCTACCATGAGAAACAGCGCAGGGAGCTTTGTGCCCTCCACGCCCTCAATAACGTCTTCCAGGACAGCAATGCCTTCACCCGGGATACGCTGCAAGAGATTTTCCAGAG GTTGTCTCCAAACACCATGGTGACACCTCACAAGAAGAGCATGCTGGGAAATGGCAACTACGATGTGAATGTCATTATGGCAGCACTTCAGACCAAAGGCTATGAAGCTGTTTGGTGGGACAAGCGCAG GGATGTCAGTGTCATTGCCCTCACTAATGTCATGGGCTTCATCATGAATCTGCCCTCCAGCCTATGCTGGGGTCCACTGAAACTGCCCCTCAAAAGGCAGCACTGGATCTGTGTCCGAGAGGTGGGAGGGGCCTACTACAACCTCGACTCCAAACTCAAGATGCCGGAGTGGATTGGAGGCGAGAGCGAGCTCAG GAAGTTTCTAAAACATCATTTGCGAGGAAAGAACTGTGAACTCCTGCTGGTGGTACCAGAAGAGGTAGAGGCTCATCAGAGTTGGAGGACTGACGTGTAG